The Merismopedia glauca CCAP 1448/3 genome segment AGATCGCATCTTCTCCAATAACTGGCTACCCATAGTCGGGTTACGTCGCTTGGGTTTGTGGATGTTGCGGTTTATACCTATGTTGAAAATCTACAGCCTCAAGCTTATGACTGGCTTAAAAGGTCGTCATCCAAAGATAGCTGTAAATCCTGTAAATCGAGCGGTTTCGACTGAGAAATGCTAGATCCTGAATTATGAGGAGTATTGCTTGACATTCCCGCAATTTTCTGAGCCGCTTGCATAAACTCGGAAGGAATCATCATAATCGTAGTGGTATTATTCTCCGTTCCAATTTCCGTCAACATTTGCAACCTTCTCAATTCCAAAGCTGCTGGAGTCTCAGCAATAATTCTCGCTGCATCTGCTAGGTTAAAAGCCGCTTCCTGTTCCGCAGCAGCCTTAATCAGCCGCGCGCGCTTCTCCCGAATCGCTTCAGCCTCTTTTGCCATTGCTCGCTGCATTCCTGGGGGAATTTCGACATCTTTCATTTCTACCCTTTCAATTACCACTCCCCAAGGTTCGGTCATTTCGTCTACAATTTCTTGGACTTTAGTATTAATTTTGTCTCGGTTTTGTAAAACATCATCCAAAATATTTTGACCGACGACATTTCTGAGAGTGGTTAAAGAAGCTTGATAAACTGCTGATTGATAACTTTCTACCCTAGTAATTGCCTTCATGGGGTCAATAACTCGGTAATAAAGCACAGCATTAACACGGATTGTCACGCTATCCGCCGTAACTGTCTCTTGAGGCTCGATGTTTACGGTTTTAGTCCGAATATCAATTTGGGTTTTTTGATCTACGATAGGAATCGTCCAGTAAAGACCAGGCCCCATCACTCCTTTAGTTCTACCAAAACGTAAAATTAGACCGCGCTCGTATTCTTTATCAAGTTTAAAGCCGGAGAGAGCGAAAACAGCCATAATTACGAAAATGACGAAGGGAGTTTCCATATGCGTCTAGCCAAACTTATCTAAATATATTTTAGTTCTAAAAATTAGTAGATAGAACATTCCTAAATTCCAGATAAACAGGACTTACGCACAGACACCATAGGTAGGGTAGGCAATGCCTACCCTACTCCCCAGATAATGTAAAATTTGGCAATCTGTGTAAGTTCTAATAAAGTCTAATTAATCTTGTTAAAAGTAGAGTTATAAATCAAGGATTATAACTCTACTTTTTCGGAATAATTTACTATTAAATAAAAAGATGGTCTGCGATCTTATCTTAAGTATTAATTTATAATTGTCAAAATGTATCGACCTGAAACAGACAGATTTAGAGGGTGAGAGTCAGTGAAGATTTTGGTGTTAACTTGGGAATTTCCACCGCGATTAGTTGGAGGTATTTCTCGGCACGTAGCTGAGTTGTATCCAGAAATAGTCAAGCTAGGAGATGAAGTTCATTTAATTACTGTCGAATTTGGTCAAGCACCACTATATGAAGTAGTAGAAGGAATTCACGTCCATCGAGTTTCGGTAGGCTACAGTCATGACTTTTTTCACTGGGTAGTTAATCTGAATGAAAG includes the following:
- a CDS encoding slipin family protein is translated as METPFVIFVIMAVFALSGFKLDKEYERGLILRFGRTKGVMGPGLYWTIPIVDQKTQIDIRTKTVNIEPQETVTADSVTIRVNAVLYYRVIDPMKAITRVESYQSAVYQASLTTLRNVVGQNILDDVLQNRDKINTKVQEIVDEMTEPWGVVIERVEMKDVEIPPGMQRAMAKEAEAIREKRARLIKAAAEQEAAFNLADAARIIAETPAALELRRLQMLTEIGTENNTTTIMMIPSEFMQAAQKIAGMSSNTPHNSGSSISQSKPLDLQDLQLSLDDDLLSQS